One Micromonospora sp. FIMYZ51 genomic window carries:
- a CDS encoding 3-hydroxyacyl-CoA dehydrogenase NAD-binding domain-containing protein: MTSRRPVGQQAVTSHEARRMDSKKVGVVGAGTIGRGVAQAVAEKGMDVVLVDTSAEQLHGAISQIAADLRTQPLLTGVRRVGPDADVLGRITCETDVAKLADVDFVVENVTENWDIKSGLYQELDRICAPEVVFAVNTSAIPITRLAAVTGRPDRLVGMHFMNPVPLMRMVEVIRGHHTSDETMAVATGLLTRLAKEPVVVDDLPGFVTNRVLMLTINEAVFCVQDSVASALNVDRIFKGCFGHKMGPLETADLIGLDTILNSITVMYDSFNDSKYRPAPLLRRMVDAGLLGRKTGQGFYDYRIDGNGDKS; the protein is encoded by the coding sequence GTGACGAGTCGCCGACCGGTGGGACAGCAGGCAGTCACGAGCCATGAGGCGAGGCGGATGGACAGCAAGAAGGTAGGCGTGGTCGGGGCCGGCACCATCGGTCGCGGGGTGGCCCAGGCGGTCGCCGAAAAGGGCATGGATGTCGTGCTTGTCGATACGAGCGCCGAGCAGCTCCACGGCGCGATCAGCCAGATAGCAGCGGACCTGCGGACCCAGCCACTGTTGACCGGCGTACGCCGAGTCGGGCCGGATGCCGACGTGCTCGGACGGATCACGTGTGAGACCGACGTCGCGAAGCTGGCGGACGTCGACTTCGTGGTCGAGAACGTCACCGAGAACTGGGACATCAAGAGCGGGCTCTACCAGGAGTTGGACCGGATCTGCGCCCCGGAGGTGGTGTTCGCGGTGAACACCTCGGCGATCCCGATCACCCGACTGGCGGCGGTCACCGGCCGGCCGGACCGGCTCGTCGGGATGCACTTCATGAATCCGGTACCGCTCATGCGCATGGTGGAGGTGATCCGCGGCCACCACACATCCGACGAGACCATGGCGGTGGCCACCGGGCTGCTGACGCGGCTGGCCAAGGAGCCGGTCGTGGTCGACGACCTACCGGGCTTCGTCACCAACCGGGTGCTGATGTTGACGATCAACGAGGCGGTCTTCTGCGTCCAGGACAGTGTCGCCTCGGCGCTGAACGTCGACCGCATCTTCAAGGGCTGTTTCGGGCACAAGATGGGGCCGCTGGAAACCGCCGATCTCATTGGGCTGGACACGATCCTGAACTCGATCACCGTGATGTACGACAGCTTCAACGACTCCAAGTACCGTCCGGCGCCCCTGCTGCGCCGGATGGTCGACGCGGGGCTGCTCGGCCGCAAGACCGGGCAGGGCTTCTACGACTATCGGATCGACGGAAACGGAGACAAGAGCTGA
- a CDS encoding ABC transporter ATP-binding protein — translation MLCGALWGSLWMCALMLPPYVLARAIDEGLRARDTSRLVFWVVVLVVLGAAIALLGLLRHRTMTMVRVDAAYRTVQVVMRHMTALGATLSRRVSVGELTYLQAGDISVIAQTLTITGPGVGAVVAYVAIAVLLFTISPVLAGLVVLGVPVLAVVVGPLLNRLRGVESTYRQQQGALTARAGDIVSGLRVLSGIGGRATFAGRYHAMSTDVRDTGYRVGALTSWVQAAGSGLPVLFLASVTWVAARMVTSGSITVGEMVAVYGYVAALLVPVTFLMEGADDLPRGLVAARRVVNILTLTPEVRDAAVAVPAPSGPAELFDPESGLRLPAGRMTALVGARSDEVRAVVDRMGRYVDSAVTWGGVPLTELSLTEVRRRILVADNNAHLFAGPIREAVSARAVATTEEIERAVWTAAANDIIEALPEGLDAHLAGQGRNLSGGQRQRLRLVRALLADPEVLMLVEPTSAVDAHTEATIADRVRAARQGRTTLLVGTSPLLLDRTDQVCYLVAGKVVAVGTHAELISEQPGYRALVYRGADADPVDQSVSVPNGAHA, via the coding sequence GTGCTGTGCGGTGCCCTCTGGGGCAGCCTCTGGATGTGTGCGCTCATGCTGCCCCCATATGTGCTGGCCCGCGCCATCGACGAGGGGCTGCGGGCCCGGGACACGTCGCGGCTGGTGTTCTGGGTAGTGGTGCTCGTCGTGCTCGGCGCCGCCATCGCGCTCCTCGGGCTGCTGCGGCACCGGACGATGACGATGGTCCGGGTGGACGCCGCGTACCGGACGGTCCAGGTGGTGATGCGGCACATGACCGCGCTGGGGGCCACATTGTCCCGGCGGGTGTCGGTCGGCGAGCTGACCTATCTCCAGGCCGGCGACATCAGCGTGATCGCCCAGACCTTGACCATCACCGGTCCGGGAGTCGGCGCGGTGGTCGCGTACGTGGCGATCGCGGTGCTGCTGTTCACGATCTCGCCGGTGCTGGCGGGCCTGGTGGTGCTCGGCGTTCCGGTGCTGGCCGTGGTCGTCGGGCCGTTGTTGAACAGACTGCGCGGCGTCGAATCCACCTACCGGCAGCAGCAGGGAGCGCTCACCGCGCGCGCCGGGGACATCGTCTCCGGGCTGCGAGTGCTCTCCGGTATCGGCGGGCGGGCGACGTTCGCCGGTCGGTACCACGCGATGTCCACCGACGTGCGGGACACCGGCTACCGGGTCGGCGCGCTTACCAGTTGGGTGCAGGCTGCCGGCAGCGGGCTGCCGGTGCTGTTCCTGGCTTCGGTCACCTGGGTGGCGGCGCGAATGGTGACCAGCGGGTCGATCACCGTCGGCGAGATGGTGGCGGTGTACGGCTACGTCGCGGCGCTGCTGGTGCCGGTGACGTTCCTGATGGAGGGTGCCGATGACCTGCCTCGCGGTCTGGTGGCCGCCCGTCGGGTGGTGAACATCCTGACGTTGACCCCGGAGGTGCGTGACGCCGCGGTGGCCGTGCCGGCGCCGAGCGGACCAGCCGAGCTGTTCGATCCCGAGTCGGGTCTGCGGCTACCCGCAGGCCGGATGACGGCCCTGGTCGGCGCGCGTTCGGACGAGGTCCGGGCGGTGGTGGACCGAATGGGTCGCTATGTGGACTCGGCGGTCACCTGGGGCGGGGTGCCGCTCACCGAGTTGTCGCTGACCGAGGTGCGCCGGCGGATTCTGGTCGCCGACAACAACGCGCATCTGTTCGCCGGCCCGATCCGCGAGGCCGTCTCGGCCCGCGCCGTGGCAACGACCGAGGAGATCGAACGGGCGGTGTGGACGGCTGCGGCGAACGACATCATCGAGGCTCTGCCGGAGGGCCTCGACGCGCACCTGGCGGGTCAGGGACGCAACCTATCCGGCGGCCAGCGACAGCGGTTGCGACTGGTCCGCGCGTTGCTCGCCGACCCGGAGGTGCTGATGCTGGTCGAGCCGACATCCGCGGTGGACGCGCACACCGAGGCCACCATCGCCGACCGGGTCCGTGCTGCCCGGCAAGGCCGCACCACGTTGCTGGTCGGCACGTCACCGCTGCTGCTCGACCGGACGGACCAGGTCTGCTACCTGGTCGCCGGCAAGGTCGTCGCGGTCGGCACACACGCCGAACTGATCTCCGAGCAGCCGGGCTACCGGGCCCTGGTGTACCGAGGGGCCGACGCTGATCCGGTCGACCAGTCGGTGTCGGTCCCGAACGGGGCGCACGCATGA
- a CDS encoding acyl carrier protein: protein MTRDDARARVRQFLEPHFGTHELRNDDNLFQLGYVNSLFAMQLVAFVEKEFRIEVQSSDLEIENFQSIEAIARLVEAKSAAAA from the coding sequence ATGACGCGGGACGATGCGCGGGCGCGGGTGCGCCAATTCCTGGAGCCGCACTTCGGCACCCACGAGCTGCGGAACGACGACAACCTGTTCCAGCTTGGCTACGTCAACTCGCTGTTCGCCATGCAGCTCGTCGCGTTCGTGGAGAAGGAGTTCCGGATCGAGGTCCAGTCAAGTGACCTGGAGATCGAGAACTTCCAGTCGATCGAGGCGATCGCCCGGCTGGTGGAGGCGAAGTCGGCGGCGGCGGCCTGA
- a CDS encoding alpha/beta fold hydrolase: MDAGDQARRAAVRQAWRETLERDPASDGENFFAAGGNSILVVALQRRLTTALGYRLPLRRIHDQPTVDGILGLAARHSVEQVPTSAPASGLDLYCLPYAGASARVYDGWSDRLPAGVTVRPLEFPGRGSRWSEPPVARLPDLLVDLSAAMDTARPYVVFGHSFGGIVAFELVRHLRAAGLPSPRRLLVSGCPAPHLATPAETTHDLSDAEFTRRLRRLRGTPEELLANDELMELYIPVIRADYTILDHYRAPAPTSLGCPISAFYGRDDAEVTVGAIGEWSRYGDRPVTVEEVNGDHFFLHGAEAELVAKVAAHLDSDLNR, from the coding sequence GTGGACGCGGGCGACCAGGCCCGGCGGGCCGCCGTTCGGCAGGCATGGCGGGAGACGCTGGAGCGGGATCCCGCCTCGGACGGCGAGAACTTCTTCGCCGCGGGCGGTAACTCGATCCTGGTCGTGGCGCTGCAACGCCGGTTGACCACCGCGTTGGGCTACCGCCTGCCGTTGCGCCGGATCCACGACCAGCCGACCGTGGACGGGATACTCGGGCTTGCCGCCCGGCACTCGGTCGAGCAGGTGCCGACGTCGGCACCTGCGTCCGGCCTGGATCTCTACTGCCTGCCGTACGCGGGAGCTTCCGCGCGCGTCTACGACGGCTGGTCCGACCGGCTACCGGCGGGCGTGACCGTCCGGCCGCTGGAGTTCCCGGGCCGCGGGTCGCGCTGGTCCGAGCCGCCCGTCGCGCGGCTGCCGGACCTGCTCGTTGACCTGTCCGCCGCGATGGACACGGCACGACCGTACGTCGTGTTCGGTCACTCCTTCGGTGGGATCGTCGCCTTCGAGCTGGTGCGGCACCTGCGGGCGGCAGGTCTGCCGAGCCCGCGCCGGCTGCTGGTCTCCGGCTGCCCGGCGCCACACCTGGCCACCCCGGCGGAGACAACGCACGACCTGTCGGACGCGGAGTTCACCCGCCGGCTGCGACGCCTGCGCGGTACGCCTGAGGAACTGTTGGCCAACGACGAGCTGATGGAGCTGTACATCCCCGTCATCCGGGCCGACTACACGATCCTTGACCACTATCGGGCGCCCGCCCCGACGTCGCTGGGTTGCCCGATATCGGCGTTCTACGGTCGCGACGACGCCGAGGTGACCGTTGGCGCCATCGGTGAGTGGAGCCGCTACGGCGACCGGCCGGTCACCGTGGAGGAGGTCAACGGTGATCACTTCTTCCTGCACGGTGCCGAGGCGGAACTCGTCGCGAAAGTGGCGGCACACCTTGACAGCGACCTCAATCGCTAA
- a CDS encoding pyridoxal-phosphate dependent enzyme, giving the protein MYAVDRTTVAVRAKYRLACMWCDAVLDAALVYRCPECSGALEPRYSLADATRHRSRFPERVYFDFLPLGDPELLDDGLTRRTACRPAPKLGAAIGVPDLWVKQECDQFTGTTKDRLAATVLAVLRQFQVREFVASSTGNSATALARAVQRDPAMRVHFFCGQEFVSSHALGQDDRITLTVVPGSYADAGAAARRFATENDLHLDAGFFNWARREGLKLAYLEAFDQMDRRPDVVVQAISSGMGVVAAHKGLREYLELGELGEMPRFLMVEEDTCAPAATAWQEGRASLTAADRIDRPTGLATAILLGDAAPYYPYLHSIATETAGAIVSASAAELVESRRMLAALEGVDVCYASAAAVAGVRREAAAGRIGRDETVLVNLTGRGRAPAA; this is encoded by the coding sequence GTGTATGCGGTTGACCGAACCACCGTGGCCGTACGCGCCAAGTACCGGCTCGCGTGTATGTGGTGCGACGCCGTGCTCGACGCCGCATTGGTGTACCGGTGCCCAGAGTGTTCGGGGGCGCTCGAACCGCGTTACTCGCTTGCCGACGCTACCCGGCACCGGTCGCGGTTTCCGGAACGGGTCTACTTCGACTTTCTGCCACTGGGCGACCCGGAGCTGTTGGACGACGGGCTCACCCGGCGTACGGCATGCCGGCCGGCGCCCAAGCTCGGGGCCGCGATCGGCGTGCCCGACCTGTGGGTCAAGCAGGAGTGCGATCAGTTCACCGGAACGACCAAGGATCGCCTCGCCGCCACGGTGTTGGCCGTGCTCCGCCAGTTCCAGGTCCGCGAGTTCGTCGCCTCCAGCACCGGCAACAGCGCCACCGCCCTGGCCCGCGCCGTGCAGCGCGACCCCGCCATGCGCGTGCACTTCTTCTGTGGCCAGGAATTCGTGTCCAGCCACGCGTTGGGCCAGGACGACCGGATCACGTTGACGGTCGTGCCGGGCAGTTACGCCGACGCCGGGGCCGCGGCGCGCCGGTTCGCCACCGAGAACGATCTGCACCTGGACGCCGGATTCTTCAACTGGGCCCGGCGCGAGGGACTGAAGCTGGCCTATCTGGAGGCGTTCGACCAGATGGACCGTCGGCCCGACGTCGTGGTCCAGGCGATCAGCAGCGGCATGGGTGTGGTGGCGGCGCACAAGGGGCTCCGCGAGTATCTGGAACTCGGCGAGCTGGGCGAGATGCCGCGCTTCCTGATGGTCGAGGAGGACACCTGCGCGCCGGCCGCGACCGCCTGGCAGGAGGGTCGCGCGTCGCTCACCGCGGCTGACCGGATCGACCGGCCCACCGGCCTGGCCACCGCGATCCTGCTCGGCGACGCCGCGCCCTACTACCCGTACCTGCACAGCATCGCCACCGAGACGGCCGGCGCGATCGTCTCGGCCTCGGCGGCGGAGTTGGTGGAGAGCCGGCGCATGCTGGCGGCGCTGGAAGGAGTGGACGTCTGCTACGCCTCGGCGGCGGCGGTGGCGGGAGTACGCCGGGAGGCGGCCGCAGGTCGGATCG
- a CDS encoding aspartate aminotransferase family protein, which translates to MDGAAHVFHPWLAQGDVSQLTVTRGTGSYFWDDQGRRYLDFSSQLVNLNIGHQHPRVVAAIRAQAERLCTVAPVFENDKRSEAARLIAGLLPGQLNKVFFTGGGAEANEHAVRMARLVTGRPKVLTAYRSYHGGTQTALHLSGDQRRWPVDTGAAGVARFFGPYPYRSPFDASSAEQECRRALRHLAEVIHAEGPQTLAAVLVEPVPGTAGILVPPDGYLAGVRRLCDEHGILLIADEVMCGFGRTGRWLAVDHWAVRPDLLTFAKGVNSGYVPLGGVLITEEVAVRFDDRPYPGGLTYAGHPLACAAAVAAIEAMRAEGVVENAARVGRDVLGPGLAELARRHPCVGDVRGLGAFWAIELVCDQGTRRPLGDRSAGHTGADPMHAIVAACRSKGLWPMVVANRLHVAPPCNILDEEIGEGLSILDEVLSIGDAHLS; encoded by the coding sequence GTGGACGGTGCTGCGCACGTGTTTCATCCCTGGCTGGCGCAGGGCGACGTCAGCCAGTTGACGGTGACCCGGGGCACCGGGTCGTACTTCTGGGACGACCAGGGGCGGCGGTATCTCGACTTCTCCTCGCAACTGGTGAACCTCAACATCGGCCACCAGCACCCCCGGGTGGTGGCCGCGATCCGGGCGCAGGCCGAGCGGCTCTGCACCGTCGCGCCCGTCTTCGAGAACGACAAGCGGTCGGAGGCGGCCCGGTTGATCGCCGGCCTGCTGCCGGGACAGCTCAACAAGGTCTTCTTCACCGGCGGCGGCGCAGAGGCCAACGAGCACGCGGTGCGGATGGCGCGCCTGGTGACCGGGAGACCGAAGGTGTTGACGGCCTACCGCTCGTACCACGGCGGCACCCAGACCGCCCTGCATCTCTCCGGTGACCAGCGCCGCTGGCCGGTGGATACCGGCGCCGCCGGGGTGGCCCGGTTCTTTGGCCCTTACCCGTACCGGTCGCCGTTCGACGCCAGCAGTGCCGAGCAGGAGTGTCGCCGGGCGTTGCGGCATCTGGCCGAGGTCATCCACGCCGAAGGCCCGCAGACGCTGGCCGCGGTGCTGGTGGAGCCGGTGCCGGGAACGGCCGGGATCCTCGTCCCGCCCGACGGCTACCTGGCCGGGGTGCGGCGACTCTGCGACGAGCACGGCATCCTGCTGATCGCGGACGAGGTGATGTGTGGCTTCGGCCGGACCGGGCGCTGGTTGGCCGTCGACCACTGGGCGGTGCGTCCCGATCTGCTCACCTTCGCCAAGGGAGTCAACTCCGGCTACGTGCCACTCGGGGGCGTGCTGATCACCGAGGAGGTGGCCGTCCGGTTCGACGACCGGCCGTATCCGGGCGGTCTGACCTATGCCGGGCATCCGCTCGCCTGCGCCGCGGCCGTCGCTGCGATCGAGGCGATGCGTGCGGAGGGTGTGGTGGAGAACGCGGCCCGGGTCGGCCGCGACGTGCTCGGCCCCGGCCTGGCCGAACTCGCCAGGCGACATCCGTGCGTCGGCGACGTGCGCGGCCTGGGTGCCTTCTGGGCAATCGAGCTGGTGTGCGACCAGGGCACCCGGCGACCGCTCGGCGACCGCTCGGCGGGCCATACCGGAGCGGACCCGATGCACGCCATCGTGGCCGCCTGTCGTAGCAAGGGGTTGTGGCCGATGGTTGTCGCCAATCGGCTCCACGTCGCGCCGCCGTGCAACATCCTCGACGAGGAAATCGGAGAAGGTTTGTCGATCCTCGACGAAGTATTGTCAATCGGCGATGCGCACCTGTCGTGA
- a CDS encoding LLM class F420-dependent oxidoreductase, translated as MSELPYATYPVRIGVQIQPQYCSYAEIRRAAAMYEELGVDVLMNWDHFFPVYGPADGAHYECWTMLGAWAEATSKVTIGPLVTCNSYRNPDLLADMARTVDHISGGRLFLGIGAGWNERDYHEYGYEFGTAASRLASLGEGLRRIERRWQRLDPPPTRKIPILVGGNGEQKTLRLAAMHADIWHGFGDAAVLAHKHRVLDEWCAKVGRDPGAIERSTRVFRRGPDEVGEGLLEAGTRFFTLVAQSPRFDPAPVRDWLDFRDDMNKARLVDTASSR; from the coding sequence GTGTCCGAACTGCCTTATGCGACGTACCCGGTGCGTATCGGTGTGCAGATCCAACCGCAGTACTGCAGCTACGCCGAGATTCGGCGAGCCGCGGCGATGTACGAGGAACTCGGTGTGGACGTGCTGATGAACTGGGACCACTTCTTTCCAGTCTATGGTCCCGCCGACGGCGCGCACTACGAGTGCTGGACCATGCTCGGTGCCTGGGCGGAGGCCACCTCCAAGGTGACGATCGGGCCGTTGGTGACGTGCAACTCGTACCGCAACCCGGACCTGCTTGCCGACATGGCGCGCACCGTGGACCACATCAGCGGCGGCCGACTGTTCCTGGGTATCGGTGCCGGCTGGAACGAACGGGACTATCACGAGTACGGGTACGAGTTCGGCACTGCGGCCAGCCGACTGGCGTCGTTGGGCGAAGGACTGCGCCGCATCGAGCGCCGCTGGCAGCGCCTCGACCCGCCGCCCACCAGAAAGATCCCGATCCTGGTGGGCGGTAACGGCGAGCAGAAGACGTTGCGGCTGGCCGCGATGCACGCGGACATCTGGCACGGTTTCGGTGACGCGGCCGTCCTCGCCCACAAGCACCGCGTCCTGGACGAGTGGTGCGCCAAGGTGGGCCGGGACCCGGGCGCGATCGAGCGCTCGACCCGGGTGTTCCGACGCGGTCCGGACGAGGTCGGCGAGGGGCTGCTGGAGGCCGGCACCCGGTTCTTCACGCTGGTGGCGCAGTCACCCCGGTTCGACCCGGCACCCGTGCGCGACTGGCTCGACTTTCGGGACGACATGAACAAGGCGCGACTGGTCGACACGGCCTCGTCACGGTGA
- a CDS encoding ABC transporter ATP-binding protein gives MSGTARGSRLPIADRAQVRRATWELLRGDRRALVSVVLLTGLASTAGLAGPWVLGQIVNRIEDGTATVAAVDRLALIVVGCAVAQLVLTRYARYFSHRFGERALARLRSEVVDRALGLPIRVVEEAGTGDLLIRSTSDVATVGTTLRNAAPDVFLAAVQALFIYVAVFVLHPLIGLCALVGAPLIWWVTRWYLARARAAYLVEGETSSDVAEIVATTAEGARTVETFDLRERRIRDADNAVDQSYRARRRTLFLRSILFPVTEFAHFLPMALVLLAGGLGYLNGTISLGAVIAGSLYMWQLVDPLDRILSWMEQLQSSGASFARIKGVGLVQSAAPARVDVPADDRIEVRDLRYAYVDDHDVLHGVDLAVGQGERLALVGPSGAGKSTLGRLIAGLDTPRSGSVRVGGVPVADLAAAGELGSRIVLVTQEHHVFIGTLRDNLIMAAPDADDEAILAALARVEADWVRELPDGLDTLVAAGGVELDPAQAQQLALARVELADPHTVILDEATALLDPTTARHAERAMAVVREDRTVIAIAHRLQTARDADRVAVVESGRITELGTHDELVAANGAYAALWRSWNGTD, from the coding sequence ATGAGCGGGACGGCCAGGGGATCGCGGCTGCCGATCGCGGACCGGGCGCAGGTACGCCGGGCAACGTGGGAGTTGCTCCGTGGCGACCGGCGGGCGTTGGTGTCCGTCGTGCTCCTCACCGGCCTGGCCTCCACGGCTGGCCTGGCCGGTCCATGGGTGCTCGGCCAGATCGTCAACCGGATCGAGGACGGCACCGCCACCGTCGCGGCGGTGGACCGGCTGGCCCTGATCGTGGTCGGCTGCGCCGTGGCCCAACTGGTGCTTACCCGGTACGCCCGGTACTTCTCGCACCGGTTCGGCGAGCGGGCCCTGGCCCGGCTCCGCAGCGAGGTGGTGGATCGGGCGCTCGGGCTGCCGATCCGGGTGGTGGAGGAAGCCGGTACGGGCGATCTCCTGATCCGGTCGACCTCCGACGTGGCCACGGTCGGCACCACGCTGCGCAACGCGGCGCCGGACGTGTTCCTCGCCGCCGTGCAGGCGCTCTTCATCTACGTCGCGGTCTTCGTACTGCACCCACTCATCGGGTTGTGTGCGCTGGTCGGTGCTCCGCTCATCTGGTGGGTGACCCGCTGGTACCTGGCTCGAGCGCGGGCGGCGTACCTGGTCGAGGGCGAGACCTCGTCCGACGTGGCGGAGATCGTGGCCACCACGGCCGAGGGCGCCCGCACCGTGGAAACGTTCGACCTGCGCGAGCGCCGGATCCGTGATGCGGACAACGCCGTGGACCAGTCCTACCGGGCGCGGCGACGCACCCTGTTCCTGCGTTCCATCCTCTTCCCGGTCACGGAATTCGCGCACTTCCTGCCGATGGCCCTGGTGCTGCTTGCCGGTGGGCTCGGGTACCTCAACGGCACGATCAGCCTGGGCGCGGTGATCGCCGGCAGCCTCTACATGTGGCAGTTGGTCGACCCGTTGGACCGCATCCTGTCGTGGATGGAGCAGTTGCAGAGCAGCGGCGCGTCGTTCGCCCGGATCAAGGGGGTCGGGCTGGTCCAGTCGGCGGCGCCAGCCCGGGTCGACGTTCCCGCCGACGACCGGATCGAGGTGCGTGACCTGCGCTACGCCTACGTCGACGACCACGATGTGCTGCACGGCGTCGACCTGGCGGTGGGGCAGGGCGAGCGGCTGGCGCTTGTCGGTCCCTCCGGTGCTGGCAAGTCCACGCTGGGTCGGTTGATCGCTGGCCTTGACACGCCGCGGTCCGGATCGGTGCGGGTCGGCGGGGTGCCGGTGGCAGATCTTGCCGCGGCGGGCGAGTTGGGCAGTCGCATCGTGTTGGTCACCCAGGAACACCACGTCTTCATCGGTACGCTGCGGGACAACCTGATCATGGCCGCGCCCGACGCCGACGACGAGGCCATCCTGGCCGCGCTCGCGCGGGTGGAGGCGGACTGGGTGCGTGAGCTGCCCGATGGACTGGACACGCTGGTGGCGGCGGGTGGCGTCGAGTTGGACCCGGCCCAGGCGCAGCAACTGGCGTTGGCCCGGGTGGAGCTCGCCGACCCGCACACGGTGATCCTGGACGAGGCCACCGCGCTGCTGGACCCGACGACGGCCCGGCACGCCGAGCGGGCAATGGCCGTGGTCCGCGAGGACCGCACCGTCATCGCCATCGCGCACCGGCTACAGACCGCTCGGGACGCGGACCGGGTGGCCGTCGTGGAGTCCGGCCGGATCACCGAGTTGGGGACGCACGACGAACTCGTCGCGGCCAACGGCGCGTACGCGGCGCTGTGGCGGTCCTGGAACGGGACCGACTAG